The proteins below are encoded in one region of Fibrobacter sp. UWR2:
- the cysW gene encoding sulfate ABC transporter permease subunit CysW: MSAVTQNGLHRDTKGSKLVRYSLIGISLLFVFLMLILPLITVITEAFKQGFAVYSKAVADDYTIKAILFTLEASFFAVAINTVFGLCAAWSLTKFKFKGKKILATLIDLPVTVSPIIAGLIFLLTFGRQSPIFPLLQDADIKIVFAVPGIVLATIFVTFPFISRELIPVLESQGTDEEEAAALMGAKGFTIFRRITFPHIKWAFLYGVVLCAARAMGEFGAVSVISGHLRGKTNTLPLHVEILFNEFQYVPAFAVASILVMLAILILVARSVIEHKGRKK; this comes from the coding sequence ATGAGTGCAGTGACGCAGAACGGTCTCCATCGCGATACGAAGGGTTCTAAGCTGGTCAGGTATTCGCTGATTGGCATAAGCCTTCTTTTCGTATTCCTGATGCTTATTCTCCCGCTGATTACGGTGATTACCGAAGCGTTCAAGCAGGGCTTTGCGGTGTACAGCAAGGCGGTTGCCGACGATTACACCATCAAGGCGATACTCTTTACGCTAGAGGCTTCGTTCTTTGCGGTCGCCATCAATACGGTATTTGGGCTGTGTGCCGCCTGGAGCCTCACGAAGTTCAAGTTTAAGGGGAAAAAGATTCTCGCGACGCTCATTGACTTGCCGGTGACGGTTTCGCCGATTATTGCGGGTCTCATTTTCTTGCTCACGTTTGGCCGCCAAAGCCCGATTTTCCCGCTGTTGCAGGATGCCGATATCAAGATTGTCTTTGCTGTGCCGGGAATTGTGCTTGCGACGATATTTGTCACATTCCCGTTCATTTCGCGCGAGCTGATTCCGGTGCTGGAATCGCAGGGAACCGACGAGGAAGAGGCGGCGGCGCTCATGGGCGCAAAGGGCTTCACGATTTTTAGGCGCATTACCTTCCCGCATATCAAGTGGGCGTTCCTTTACGGCGTAGTGCTCTGCGCTGCGCGCGCCATGGGCGAATTCGGTGCGGTGTCGGTGATTTCGGGCCACCTGCGCGGAAAGACGAACACGCTCCCGCTCCATGTGGAAATCCTTTTTAACGAGTTCCAGTACGTGCCCGCGTTTGCGGTGGCGTCGATACTGGTGATGCTTGCCATTCTCATTCTGGTTGCAAGAAGCGTCATTGAACATAAGGGAAGAAAGAAATAG